One window of the Thamnophis elegans isolate rThaEle1 chromosome 6, rThaEle1.pri, whole genome shotgun sequence genome contains the following:
- the LOC116510777 gene encoding protocadherin alpha-5-like — protein sequence MLTWPKGLLQLLLLHTAWKMGSGQLHYSVLEKSQHGTFVGRISQDLGLEVSELVPRMFRMLSKGEKDYFEVNLQNGILFVNSRIDREELCAKNADCVLHLEVIVEKPLQFFHVEVEIKDMNDNAPIFSAKEQILSIAEFITASGTRFPLKGACDADIGINALLTYKLSPNNHFVLDSGNDEDESKSVVLVLKVPLDREESPVHHLVLTATDGGEPKLTGTVQLVINVLDVNDNPPVFNQSVYRVKLLENTASGSLVITLNATDLDEGINKEISYFFTDSLALHVTKIFGINSDTGEIRVIGKLDYEESKFYELPIVAEDKGNSQLSGHCKVLIEMLDMNDNTPELSVNSLSVPLPEDSPPGTVVAILSASDRDSGNNGQVTCFLWPTGIPFKLKSTFKNYYSLIVGTPLDREQVAEYRMIVTVEDQGVPPLSSSMTLLVPISDINDNAPTFTQPSYTVFVKENNPPGAHIFTISAADPDIAENGLITYWIDEKLWPLSSYISVHSESGKLYALQSLDYEELKLLEFQVRAKDAGIPSLCGNATVQVFVMDENDNAPVVTGSSEENLIILVVPVMPGHIVGKIHALDADSGYNAWLRYELVEESNSPWTVGQYSGEVSTKYSLNDSEGSKIQTVLVLVKDYGKPQLSATATLSVSLVISGQTIKTDINLQRSGESFVPLVDSINVYLIIAICSVSSLFLLATLIYVALRCHCKIKEPMVYGPGMATLVCASEVGSWSYSNRHSHILAGVNTEAGAKSDLMIFSPNIPVFADNGALINGVDAPPDFAKKVSSALGVPVIHSASHFRAYNFGLILGQYCF from the coding sequence ATGCTTACCTGGCCGAAGGGGCTGCtgcagctgcttctgctccacacCGCCTGGAAAATGGGGAGCGGCCAGCTCCATTATTCTGTGCTGGAGAAATCCCAGCACGGCACCTTTGTGGGCCGCATCTCCCAGgatttggggttggaggtgagtGAGCTGGTGCCTCGGATGTTCCGGATGCTGTCCAAAGGAGAGAAGGACTATTTTGAGGTAAACCTGCAGAATGGGATCTTGTTTGTAAATTCCCGGATAGACAGGGAGGAGCTGTGTGCCAAGAATGCAGACTGTGTCCTTCATCTGGAGGTGATTGTGGAGAAACCTCTGCAGTTCTTCCATGTGGAGGTTGAAATCAAAGACATGAATGATAATGCTCCCATCTTCTCTGCCAAGGAACAGATCCTGAGCATAGCAGAATTCATAACAGCATCTGGAACCCGATTCCCTTTAAAGGGAGCCTGTGATGCAGATATTGGTATTAATGCTCTACTAACTTACAAGCTCAGCCCAAACAACCATTTTGTTCTGGATTCAGGAAATGATGAAGATGAGAGTAAATCTGTAGTTCTTGTATTGAAGGTTCCTCTTGACAGAGAGGAGAGCCCTGTGCATCATTTAGTACTGACAGCCACTGATGGGGGTGAACCAAAACTCACAGGAACTGTTCAGCTAGTCATCAATGTGCTGGATGTCAATGACAACCCTCCTGTGTTTAACCAATCTGTTTACAGGGTAAAGTTGCTAGAAAATACAGCTAGTGGGTCATTAGTTATTACTCTGAATGCTACAGACTTAGATGAAGGGATTAATAaggaaatttcttatttttttactgaTAGCCTAGCTCTTCATGTCACAAAGATATTTGGCATAAATTCAGATACTGGGGAAATTAGAGTGATTGGAAAATTGGATTATGAAGAAAGCAAGTTCTATGAACTTCCAATTGTAGCGGAAGATAAAGGCAATTCTCAATTATCAGGGCACTGTAAAGTTCTCATTGAAATGTTGGACATGAATGATAATACTCCAGAATTATCTGTGAATTCTCTCTCTGTGCCATTGCCAGAGGACTCACCTCCAGGGACTGTGGTAGCCATTCTCAGTGCTTCTGACAGGGATTCTGGCAACAATGGACAGGTAACCTGTTTCCTCTGGCCCACTGGAATACCCTTCAAACTCAAGTCCACATTCAAGAATTACTACTCCCTAATTGTTGGAACACCTTTGGATAGGGAGCAGGTTGCTGAATACAGGATGATTGTGACAGTGGAAGATCAAGGGGTTCCACCACTGTCTTCTAGCATGACCCTCTTAGTGCCTATTAGTGACATAAATGACAATGCTCCAACTTTCACACAGCCCTCCTATACAGTCTTTGTGAAGGAGAACAACCCCCCTGGTGCTCACATCTTCACAATATCTGCTGCAGACCCAGACATAGCTGAGAATGGTCTGATCACCTATTGGATAGATGAGAAGCTCTGGCCGTTGTCAAGCTACATCTCTGTACATTCAGAGAGTGGAAAACTTTATGCTTTGCAGTCCTTGGACTATGAGGAGTTGAAACTGCTGGAGTTCCAGGTGAGAGCCAAGGATGCTGGAATCCCCTCCTTATGTGGCAATGCGACAGTCCAAGTCTTTGTGATGGATGAGAATGACAATGCACCTGTTGTGACAGGATCATCAGAAGAGAACTTGATTATTTTAGTGGTCCCGGTGATGCCTGGGCATATTGTAGGCAAGATCCATGCCTTGGATGCGGATTCTGGATACAATGCATGGCTAAGATATGAACTGGTTGAAGAAAGCAATAGTCCATGGACTGTGGGGCAGTATAGTGGTGAGGTGAGTACTAAATATTCTCTGAATGATTCAGAAGGCAGCAAAATCCAGACTGTGTTGGTTCTTGTGAAGGACTATGGAAAACCTCAACTGTCAGCCACAGCCACCTTGAGTGTTTCACTTGTGATAAGTGGTCAGACAATCAAAACGGATATTAACCTTCAAAGGTCAGGGGAGAGCTTTGTTCCCCTGGTGGACTCGATCAACGTCTATCTGATCATTGCCATCTGCTCTGTTTCCAGCCTCTTCTTGCTGGCCACTCTCATCTACGTGGCCCTGCGTTGCCACTGTAAGATAAAGGAACCCATGGTTTATGGCCCTGGTATGGCCACCCTGGTCTGTGCCAGTGAAGTGGGCAGCTGGTCCTATTCCAATCGTCACAGCCACATCCTGGCAGGTGTGAACACAGAGGCTGGTGCCAAGAGTGATCTCATGATTTTCAGTCCCAATATTCCTGTCTTTGCAGATAATGGGGCACTTATCAATGGGGTGGATGCGCCTCCAGATTTTGCTAAAAAGGTGAGTTCAGCTCTTGGAGTCCCTGTCATCCACTCAGCCTCTCATTTCCGTGCTTATAATTTTGGATTAATCTTGGGACAATATTGTTTTTGA
- the LOC116510778 gene encoding protocadherin alpha-3-like: protein MLTWPKGLLQLLLLHTAWKMGSGQLHYSVLEESQHGTFVGRISQDLGLEVSELVPRMFRMLSKGEKDYFEVNLQNGILFVNSRIDREELCAKNADCVLHLEVIVEKPLRFFHVEVEIKDINDNAPIFSTMEKILSISELITGTRFSLEEASDADIGTNALITYKLSPSKHFALDTGNDEDESKSVVLVLKVPLDREESPVHHLVLTATDGGEPKLTGTVQLVINVLDVNDNPPVFNQSVYRVKLLENTASGSLVITLNATDLDEGINREISYFFIDSLALHVTKIFGMNSDTGEIRVIGKLDYEESKFYELPIVAEDKGNSQLSGHCKVHIEVLDMNDNIPELSVNSLSVPLPEDSPPGTVVAILSASDRDSGTNGQINCFLWPTGVPFKLELTFKNYYSLIVGTPLDREQVAEYRMVVTVEDQGVPPLSSSMTLLVPISDINDNAPTFTQPSYTVFVKENNPPGAHIFTISASDPDIVENGLITYWIDEKLWPLSSYISVHSENGKLYALQSLDYEELKLLEFQVRAKDAGIPSLCGNATVQVFVMDENDNAPAVSTSSEENLIILVVPVMPGHIVGKIHALDADSGYNAWLRYELVEESNSLWTVGQYSGEVSTKYSLDDSESSKIQSVLVLVKDHGKLQLSTTATLSVSLVTSGQTIKTDINLQRSGESFVPLVDSINVYLIIAICSVSSLFLLATLIYVALRCHCKTKEPMVYGPGMATLVCASEVGSWSYSNRHSHILAGVSAEAGAKSDLMIFSPNIPVFADNGELINGVDAPPDFAKKSGEDRTVNNYCKAQPVPLIQRNKDS from the exons ATGCTTACCTGGCCGAAGGGGCTGCTGCAGCTGCTTCTCCTCCATACAGCCTGGAAAATGGGGAGCGGCCAGCTCCATtattctgtgctggaggaatcaCAACACGGCACCTTTGTGGGCCGCATCTCCCAGgatttggggttggaggtgagtGAGCTGGTGCCTCGGATGTTCCGGATGCTGTCCAAAGGAGAGAAGGACTATTTTGAGGTAAACCTGCAGAATGGGATCTTGTTTGTAAATTCCCGGATAGACAGGGAGGAGCTGTGTGCCAAGAATGCAGACTGTGTCCTTCATCTGGAGGTGATTGTGGAGAAACCTCTGCGGTTCTTCCATGTGGAGGTTGAAATCAAAGACATTAATGACAATGCTCCCATCTTCTCTACCATGGAAAAGATCCTGAGCATATCAGAACTGATAACAGGTACTCGATTCTCCTTAGAGGAAGCCTCTGATGCAGATATTGGTACTAATGCTCTGATAACATACAAGCTCAGCCCAAGCAAACATTTTGCTCTTGATACAGGAAATGATGAAGATGAGAGTAAATCTGTAGTTCTTGTCCTGAAGGTTCCACTTGACAGAGAGGAGAGCCCTGTGCATCATTTAGTACTGACAGCCACTGATGGGGGTGAACCAAAACTCACAGGAACTGTTCAGCTAGTCATCAATGTGCTGGATGTCAATGACAACCCTCCTGTGTTTAACCAATCTGTTTACAGGGTAAAGTTGCTAGAAAATACAGCTAGTGGGTCATTAGTTATTACTCTGAATGCAACAGACTTAGATGAAGGGATTAATAGggaaatttcttatttttttattgataGCCTAGCTCTTCATGTCACAAAGATATTTGGCATGAATTCAGATACTGGGGAAATTAGAGTGATTGGAAAATTGGATTATGAAGAAAGCAAGTTCTATGAACTTCCAATTGTAGCGGAAGATAAAGGCAATTCTCAATTATCAGGGCACTGTAAAGTTCACATTGAAGTTTTGGACATGAATGATAATATTCCAGAATTATCTGTGAATTCTCTCTCTGTGCCATTGCCAGAGGACTCCCCTCCAGGGACTGTGGTAGCCATCCTCAGTGCTTCTGACAGGGATTCTGGCACCAATGGACAAATAAACTGTTTCCTCTGGCCCACTGGAGTACCCTTCAAACTCGAGTTAACATTCAAGAATTACTATTCCCTAATTGTTGGAACACCTTTGGATAGGGAGCAGGTGGCTGAATACAGGATGGTTGTGACAGTGGAAGATCAAGGCGTTCCACCACTGTCTTCTAGCATGACACTCTTAGTGCCTATTAGTGACATAAATGACAATGCTCCAACTTTCACACAGCCCTCCTATACAGTCTTTGTGAAGGAGAACAATCCCCCTGGTGCTCACATCTTCACAATATCTGCTTCAGACCCAGACATAGTTGAGAATGGTCTGATCACCTATTGGATAGATGAGAAGCTCTGGCCATTGTCAAGCTACATCTCTGTACATTCGGAGAATGGAAAACTTTACGCTTTGCAGTCCTTGGACTATGAGGAGTTGAAACTGCTGGAGTTCCAGGTGAGAGCCAAGGATGCTGGAATCCCCTCCTTATGTGGCAATGCGACAGTCCAAGTGTTTGTGATGGATGAGAATGACAACGCACCTGCTGTGTCAACATCATCAGAAGAGAACCTGATTATTTTAGTGGTCCCGGTGATGCCTGGGCATATTGTGGGCAAGATCCATGCCTTGGATGCGGATTCTGGATATAATGCATGGCTAAGGTATGAACTGGTTGAAGAAAGCAATAGTCTATGGACTGTGGGGCAGTATAGTGGTGAGGTGAGTACCAAATATTCTCTGGATGATTCAGAAAGCAGCAAAATCCAGAGTGTGCTTGTTCTTGTGAAAGATCATGGAAAACTTCAATTGTCAACCACAGCCACCTTGAGTGTTTCACTTGTGACAAGTGGTCAGACAATCAAAACCGATATTAACCTTCAAAGGTCAGGGGAGAGCTTTGTTCCCCTGGTGGACTCGATCAACGTCTATCTGATCATTGCCATCTGCTCTGTTTCCAGCCTCTTCCTGCTGGCCACTCTCATCTACGTGGCCCTGCGTTGCCACTGTAAGACAAAGGAACCCATGGTTTATGGCCCTGGTATGGCCACCCTGGTCTGTGCCAGCGAGGTGGGCAGCTGGTCCTATTCCAATCGGCACAGCCATATCCTGGCAGGTGTGAGCGCAGAGGCTGGTGCCAAGAGCGATCTCATGATTTTCAGTCCCAATATACCTGTCTTTGCAGATAATGGGGAACTTATCAATGGGGTTGATGCGCCTCCGGATTTTGCTAAAAAG AGTGGAGAAGATAGAACAGTGAACAATTACTGTAAGGCTCAGCCTGTCCCCCTTATTCAACGAAATAAAGACTCTTGA
- the LOC116510779 gene encoding protocadherin alpha-5-like yields the protein MLTWPKGLLQLLLLHIAWKMGSGQLHYSVLEESQHGTFVGRIAQDLGLEVSELVPRMFRMLSKGEKDYFEVNLQNGILFVNSRIDREELCAKNADCVLHLEVIVEKPLRFFHVEVEIKDLNDNAPIFSAREQILSVAELTTASGTQFPLEGASDADIGINALITYKLSPSNHFALDTGNDEDESKSVVLVLKVPLDREESPVHHLVLTATDGGDPKLTGTVQLVINVLDVNDNPPVFNQSVYRVKLLENTVSGSLVITLNATDLDVGINREISYFFSNKAPPHVTKLFSINADIGEIRVIGKLDYEESKFYELPIVAEDKGSSPLSGHCKVLIEVLDMNDNIPELSVNSLSVPLPEDSSPGTVVAIISASDRDSGNNGQITCFLWPTGVPFKLESTFKNYYSLIVGTSLDREQVTEYRMVVTVEDQGVPPLSSSMTLLVPISDINDNAPTFTQPSYTVFVKENNPPGAHIFTISAADPDIAENGLITYWIDEKLWPLSSYISVHSENGKLYALQSLDYEELKLLEFQVRAKDAGLPSLCGNATVQVFVMDENDNAPVVSRSSEENLILLVVPVMPGHIVGKIHALDADSGYNAWLRYELVEESNSLWTVGQYSGEVSTKYSLDDSEGSKIQSVLVLVKDHGKLQLSTTATLSVSLVISGQTIKTDINLQRSGESFVPLVDSINVYLIIAICSVSSLFLLATLIYVALRCHCKTKEPMVYGPGMATLVCASEVGSWSYSNRHSHILAGVSTEAGAKSDLMIFSPNIPVFADNGELINGVDAPPDFAKKV from the exons ATGCTTACCTGGCCGAAGGGGCTGCtgcagctgcttctgctccacatCGCCTGGAAAATGGGGAGCGGCCAGCTCCATtattctgtgctggaggaatccCAGCATGGCACCTTTGTGGGCCGCATCGCCCAGgatttggggttggaggtgagtGAGCTGGTGCCTCGGATGTTCCGGATGCTGTCCAAAGGAGAGAAGGACTATTTTGAGGTAAACCTGCAGAATGGGATCTTGTTTGTAAATTCCCGGATAGACAGGGAGGAGCTGTGTGCCAAGAATGCAGACTGTGTCCTTCATCTGGAGGTGATTGTGGAGAAACCTCTGAGGTTCTTCCATGTGGAGGTTGAAATCAAAGACCTGAATGACAATGCTCCCATCTTTTCAGCCAGGGAACAGATCCTGAGCGTAGCAGAATTGACAACAGCATCTGGAACCCAATTCCCTTTAGAGGGAGCCTCTGATGCAGATATTGGTATTAACGCTTTGATAACATACAAGCTCAGCCCAAGCAACCATTTTGCTCTTGATACAGGAAATGATGAAGATGAGAGTAAATCTGTAGTTCTTGTATTGAAGGTTCCTCTTGACAGAGAGGAGAGCCCTGTGCATCATTTAGTACTGACAGCCACTGATGGGGGTGATCCAAAACTCACAGGAACTGTTCAGCTAGTCATCAATGTGCTGGATGTCAATGACAACCCTCCTGTGTTTAACCAATCTGTTTACAGGGTAAAGTTGCTAGAAAACACAGTCAGTGGGTCATTAGTTATTACTCTGAATGCAACAGACTTAGATGTGGGGATTAATAGGGAAATCTCTTATTTTTTTAGTAATAAAGCACCTCCACATGTCACAAAGCTATTTAGCATAAATGCTGATATTGGGGAAATTAGAGTGATTGGAAAATTGGATTATGAAGAAAGCAAGTTCTATGAACTTCCAATTGTAGCAGAAGATAAAGGCAGCTCTCCATTATCAGGACACTGTAAAGTTCTCATTGAAGTGTTGGACATGAATGATAATATTCCAGAATTATCTGTGAATTCTCTCTCTGTGCCATTGCCAGAGGACTCCTCTCCAGGGACTGTGGTAGCCATCATCAGTGCTTCTGACAGGGATTCTGGCAACAATGGACAGATAACCTGTTTCCTCTGGCCCACTGGAGTACCCTTCAAACTTGAGTCCACATTCAAGAATTACTACTCCCTAATTGTTGGAACATCTTTGGATAGGGAGCAGGTGACTGAGTACAGGATGGTTGTGACAGTGGAAGATCAAGGCGTTCCACCACTGTCTTCTAGCATGACCCTCTTAGTGCCTATTAGTGACATAAATGACAATGCTCCAACTTTCACACAGCCCTCCTATACGGTCTTTGTGAAGGAGAACAATCCCCCTGGTGCTCACATCTTCACAATATCTGCTGCAGACCCAGACATAGCTGAGAATGGTCTGATCACCTATTGGATAGATGAGAAGCTCTGGCCATTGTCAAGCTACATCTCTGTACATTCGGAGAATGGAAAACTTTATGCGTTGCAGTCCTTGGACTATGAGGAGTTGAAACTGCTGGAGTTCCAGGTGAGAGCCAAGGATGCTGGACTTCCCTCCTTATGTGGCAATGCAACTGTTCAAGTCTttgtaatggatgagaatgacAATGCACCTGTTGTGTCAAGATCATCAGAAGAGAACCTGATTCTTCTAGTGGTCCCTGTGATGCCTGGGCATATTGTAGGCAAGATCCATGCCTTGGATGCGGATTCTGGATACAATGCATGGCTAAGGTATGAACTGGTTGAAGAAAGCAATAGTCTATGGACTGTGGGGCAGTATAGTGGTGAGGTGAGTACCAAATATTCTCTGGATGATTCAGAAGGCAGCAAAATCCAGAGTGTCCTTGTTCTTGTGAAAGATCATGGAAAACTTCAATTGTCAACCACAGCCACCTTGAGTGTTTCACTTGTGATAAGTGGTCAGACAATCAAAACGGATATTAACCTTCAAAGGTCAGGGGAGAGCTTTGTTCCCCTGGTGGACTCGATCAACGTCTATCTGATCATTGCCATCTGCTCTGTTTCCAGCCTCTTCCTGCTGGCCACTCTCATCTACGTGGCCCTGCGTTGCCACTGTAAGACAAAGGAACCCATGGTTTATGGCCCTGGTATGGCCACCCTGGTCTGTGCCAGTGAAGTGGGCAGCTGGTCCTATTCCAATCGTCACAGCCACATCCTGGCAGGTGTGAGCACAGAGGCTGGTGCCAAGAGCGATCTTATGATTTTCAGTCCCAATATTCCTGTCTTTGCAGATAATGGGGAACTTATCAATGGGGTGGATGCGCCTCCAGATTTTGCTAAAAAG GTTTAG